The following coding sequences are from one Panicum hallii strain FIL2 chromosome 5, PHallii_v3.1, whole genome shotgun sequence window:
- the LOC112895373 gene encoding uncharacterized protein LOC112895373 produces MAKNDSSIGKEVPSDNAAAHSKNELSRSYSRLVDEPLGDSHRESDGIDSVEPAVVKTGDTEVKDGCNNVMEEANIFPHDLASSKPWLGRCTRSRFVHHPSSFSYKRMLPFLMENEISSQEGQRVKIRRVAEERLLASDENGIMASGQQQFAVSDDSSQERSRAQVERMEEEEPPKADENCVVDDRQTQSAVTKASPPECNAAEAQNVLQQEALTPSQDPLTSSEGDLISGGDDVQASGQHQIVVSEDSPEECKRDKVERSVQDEAVKSDGSHVLDRREFQPAEVSPSKNDTADVQKATQEEPSPLDGDEENSDKGDHLANEQLQPCVAKESLTAQLQDNAEFVEVPQCQNKDSGCHDVGFVSPTKTVIPLLYRRCAREPEDSVASHDDQLLDSDIQMICRPSHPCAVDRSLSVEEMSGCIPLAESGCKAGISQPIGAHSMEKSGLSPKKISPKKGILKRHPRGCKGICMCLACCTFRLHADRAFEFSRKQMQEADDIISNLLKEVANLRSLVEKPAVQESTQAACKQASQVEEVARERRRQMFVDLNSHCRIPGPRVRFAQYAEEKKAAPSSGSSRR; encoded by the exons ATGGCTAAGAATG ATAGCTCAATCGGCAAGGAAGTGCCCTCAGACAACGCGGCTGCGCACTCAAAGAACGAGCTCAGCAGATCTTACTCTCGGTTGGTTGATGAGCCGTTGGGTGACAGTCACCGCGAATCTGATGGCATAGATTCTGTGGAGCCGGCGGTGGTGAAGACTGGAGACACCGAGGTGAAGGATGGCTGCAACAACGTCATGGAAGAGGCCAACATTTTCCCTCATGACCTTGCAAGCAGCAAGCCG TGGCTTGGCCGGTGCACGAGGTCGAGGTTTGTTCACCATCCGAGCTCGTTCAGCTACAAAAGGATGCTGCCATTTCTCATGGAGAACG AAATCTCTTCTCAGGAAGGTCAAAGGGTCAAAATTCGAAGAGTCGCAGAGGAAAGGCTACTAGCATCAGATGAGAATGGCATCATGGCCAGTGGGCAGCAGCAATTCGCTGTCTCTGATGACTCTTCTCAGGAACGCAGCAGAGCTCAAGTTGAAAGAATGGAGGAAGAAGAGCCACCAAAAGCTGATGAAAATTGTGTTGTTGATGACAGGCAGACTCAGTCTGCTGTTACAAAAGCCTCTCCTCCAGAATGCAATGCAGCTGAAGCGCAAAATGTCTTGCAGCAAGAAGCTTTGACTCCAAGTCAAGACCCACTAACTTCTTCTGAGGGTGATTTAATATCAGGTGGGGATGATGTCCAGGCAAGTGGTCAGCATCAGATTGTTGTATCAGAGGATTCTCCAGAGGAATGCAAAAGAGACAAAGTCGAAAGAAGTGTACAAGATGAAGCAGTAAAATCAGATGGGAGCCATGTTCTGGATAGAAGGGAATTTCAGCCTGCTGAAGTCTCTCCTTCGAAGAATGACACGGCTGACGTGCAAAAGGCCACACAAGAAGAGCCATCACCTTTAGATGGAGATGAAGAAAATTCAGACAAGGGTGACCATCTTGCCAATGAGCAGCTTCAGCCCTGTGTCGCAAAGGAGTCCCTGACTGCACAACTGCAAGATAATGCTGAATTCGTTGAAGTACCGCAGTGCCAAAACAAAGACTCAGGATGTCATGATGTTGGTTTTGTTAGCCCTACCAAGACCGTGATACCATTGTTGTATCGGCGTTGTGCACGAGAGCCTGAGGATTCCGTGGCTTCTCATGATGACCAGCTTCTTGACAGTGACATACAAATGATCTGCAGGCCTTCTCATCCTTGTGCTGTTGACAGATCCTTATCAGTAGAGGAAATGTCTGGATGTATTCCGCTTGCTGAATCGGGATGCAAAGCAGGCATATCGCAGCCAATAGGTGCCCATTCTATGGAAAAAAGTGGTCTTTCTCCTAAGAAGATTTCTCCAAAGAAAGGAATACTTAAGAGGCATCCAAGGGGGTGCAAGGGTATCTGCATGTGTTTAGCCTGCTGTACATTTCGTCTACATGCTGACCGAGCTTTTGAGTTCTCTAGGAAGCAGATGCAAGAAGCAGATGATATAATAAGTAACTTATTGAAGGAGGTGGCAAATCTTAGGAGTCTGGTGGAGAAGCCTGCTGTCCAA GAGTCGACACAAGCAGCTTGCAAACAGGCCTCTCAGGTGGAAGAGGTGGCCAGAGAACGTCGCCGGCAGATGTTCGTGGATCTGAATTCCCACTGCAGAATCCCT GGACCAAGGGTAAGATTCGCGCAGTATGCCGAGGAAAAAAAGGCGGCGCCATCTTCCGGTAGCAGCCGGAGGTGA
- the LOC112895374 gene encoding uncharacterized protein LOC112895374 produces MSDWGPVVVAVVLFVLLSPGLLLQLPAKGGRFVEFGNFQTSGASIFVHAIIFFALTAVFLIAIGVHITTD; encoded by the coding sequence ATGTCGGACTGGgggccggtggtggtggcggtggtgctgtTCGTGCTGCTCTCGCCGgggctgctgctgcagctgccgGCCAAGGGCGGCCGCTTCGTCGAGTTCGGCAACTTCCAGACCAGCGGCGCCTCCATCTTCGTCCACGCCATCATCTTCTTCGCCCTCACCGCCGTCTTCCTCATCGCCATCGGGGTCCACATCACCACCGACTAG
- the LOC112895663 gene encoding uncharacterized protein LOC112895663, which translates to MQDWAPVFISLVLFILLSPGLLFQIPGKCRIIEFGNFHTSALSILVHAILFFALIAIFLIAIGVHMYLGS; encoded by the coding sequence atGCAGGACTGGGCGCCGGTGTTCATCTCGCTGGTGCTCTTCATCCTGCTGTCGCCGGGCCTGCTGTTTCAGATCCCCGGCAAGTGCCGGATCATCGAGTTCGGCAACTTCCACACCAGCGCGCTCTCCATCCTCGTCCACGCCATCCTCTTCTTCGCCCTCATCGCCATCTTCCTCATCGCCATCGGCGTGCACATGTACCTCGGGTCCTAG
- the LOC112895375 gene encoding uncharacterized protein LOC112895375 gives MADWGPVLIAVLFFVLLTPGLLCQIPGGNRGIPEFHSMRTSGMAIFVHTLLFFGFCAIFMIAVGVHLYAD, from the coding sequence ATGGCTGACTGGGGCCCGGTGCTGATCGCGGTGCTCTTCTTCGTGCTGCTCACGCCAGGGCTGCTGTGCCAGATCCCCGGCGGCAACAGGGGCATCCCGGAGTTCCACAGCATGCGCACCAGCGGCATGGCCATCTTCGTCCACACCCTCCTCTTCTTCGGCTTCTGCGCCATCTTCATGATCGCCGTCGGGGTCCACCTCTACGCCGACTAA